A stretch of DNA from Oryza brachyantha chromosome 4, ObraRS2, whole genome shotgun sequence:
GGGTAGCGCGaagtaaaaaatagtatacAACGAAGCCGTTACTATCACAGAGGGAGTCATTATTGCACTAGAGGATGCTTGAGAAAGTTTGGGAGGccaatttttttccctgttgTCTTGACGTCCTCCTGTACCTTCCTCCTGTACTCTCCGAAGGTGAAGGCCCTGTATGGCGACGGCTCGCCGCACGTCCCGACGAGCGAGTCGTAGGACGGGCACAGGAAGTAGGCGGCGGATAGCCGGTCCGTCTTGGCGTTGGCCACAACTTTGTGCTCCACGCTCTTGTACCTGTTGTTGCTCCACGCCTATACAAAAGCATACATAATTAGATACagaatttttggttttttggcTACTCGATCGCCTGGGTGCTCAAAGGCGAAACCACACGGTGATGAGCACTCGCGCGCGGCAACGTGACGAGCGACGCGTTGTTACCTGGAACAGATCACCGATGTTGACGATGAGGGCGTCGGGGCGTGGCCTCACGGCCACCCAGCGGGAGTCCTTCATGAGGTGTAGGCCCCCGACGTGGTCCTGGCACAGGACGGTGAGGAAGTCGCTGTCCGTGTGCGGCACCAGCCCGAACGTGTCCGCCGCGAACGGGCACGCCGGGTACCTATTGAGCCGCAGGAAGCACGTCGTCTCGTCGCACCCCGCCGGGAACCACGCCGGTGCCCCGTCGCCGTGCCCGGTCAGCTTCTCCGCCAGCGTCGCTGCCACCGTGTTCGCTACCCGCGACATCGCTTCGGCCACCTCCTGCATCACGCCCCTGCCACCACAACAGCTTCCGCTTGTTAGTGGGTACCCGAGTCCACGCGCACCGCCAGTAAAAACAGTAAAAGTACTGATCAGTCCGGTTAAaaagctactactactattagCGGTCAACCTGTATAAGACGTACAACGGAGACAGGTTTTAGGGTACACTAGGTGGTCAGGGGAACtatacaaatttgaatttagaatttaagatttaagacttaagattatatttttattttggaaaattgAAAACCAGGTTTCAAGGTCATAACTACAAGATTCCTTTATTGTTTGATCTCCTGTTAATTTACATTATTTCAGATCAACCACGTAACTATCAAGATGAGGAACATATATAGCTAACGCGAATTATGAACTCAACGTGTACGCAGGTTAGCCCTAGGTGTCACTAGCTACCAACCATGTGATGAGCTAAGTGACGACGTAGCTAGTGGTTCAATTTTCCTGATTTAGCAAGCGGAAAAGGTTTATATGATAATCCATACCATGTATAATATGTGCGTCGTCCGATACACGCCTACGTGTGTGCCTGAGATATTTCTCCGGCCCGTTTCTCCCTCACTGTACACATGAAAGCTGGACGCCGCGGATCGTATACAACACACAATATAAAAAGCATGTACTACTATATCGGAACGTGGGGGGCGGCGTTGGTAGGCTGGTTAGATGGACACGAAGGCGTTAAATTCGGTTAGTATCTAAAAGGCAGGAACGTTTCGTGGGCGCATATGCCACCGCACACATGATATCATCACTCACTGACTCACATGAAAGCGGAATAGTTTATAGGAGTCGGCACGACAGGCAAGTTTGCACGCCGCTCGCTGCAGAGAtcgaccttttttttttttttggcttcgGTTTTTGTAAGGACAGCCACGCGCGAATATAGCGCGATCGCGCTCGCTCGCGTACGTGTCAAAGAGTCCCGGGTGAGTACGTGTACAAGAGAAATATCCCCGTGAATGATCGATCACAGTTAACAGATACCCCAATTAGTGCTTTTTTAGTACTATGCTAGTACTTCTTGGGATGCTGACGCTATAACTGTTGTCTAGACAGCTTCTTCATGCCAGATAGTTTTAGTGGATGTTTAGATTCCgagacttttttttcccttgtcatattggatgtttggacgttaattataagtattaaatatagcctgataacaaaactaattacataaataaaggctatttcattagataaaatttttaagcctaatcaatccacaattagcaaatgtttactgtaccATCATActcactaatcatggactaattaggctcaatagattcgtctccgcgaaatagtccaaagtatgagataagttttattaatagtctatatttaatatttctaattaatgtccaaacattcgatgtgacagagaTTTAAAAAAGTCATAGAGAAACAATGATGATCTTAGCTATTACTACTACTGCTGCACCGtacacatgtaaaaaaaatggagaacaCATGAACCAAAATTGTTATTAGTAGTATCCAGAGAGAGATGAGctttgttgcatgcatgcatatgcaaatACCATGATTACCCCACCtgtttccatgaaaaaaagataacaaaACGGGCCTCCGAACAAGTTAAAATTAAGAACTGCAGTACGTGCACACGCTGTATAAG
This window harbors:
- the LOC102711612 gene encoding gibberellin 2-beta-dioxygenase 6, producing MPAFAEIAVDPPLADSYRALLRSEGGGIAPAAPSEISSAVLERVDLPTIDLGRLTSGGARERKACADAMARAASEWGFFQLTNHGVSRELLEEMRREQARLFRLPFETKEKAGLLNGSYRWGNPTATSLRHLSWSEAFHVPLASISEEGCDFGELNSLRGVMQEVAEAMSRVANTVAATLAEKLTGHGDGAPAWFPAGCDETTCFLRLNRYPACPFAADTFGLVPHTDSDFLTVLCQDHVGGLHLMKDSRWVAVRPRPDALIVNIGDLFQAWSNNRYKSVEHKVVANAKTDRLSAAYFLCPSYDSLVGTCGEPSPYRAFTFGEYRRKVQEDVKTTGKKIGLPNFLKHPLVQ